The DNA sequence TGAGAAACCCCCGGGTAACGACCACTGTCGCTCCTCGTAACTATCGAGCGATAGCTAATAGACCCACACCGTCCAGCCGTCCCGAGAAAGCACAGGCCCCATGCCTCATCGGATGCGCTTCACCGCTCTCACCGCAGGCCTCGCGGTCACTGCCCTGGCCCTGACCGCCTGCTCCGGAAGCACCCCGGGCACGACCAGCACCGGTAGCTCGGACACCACACTCAACCTCGCCTTCCTCGGCGCGATCTCCACGCCCGACCCGGACTCGGCCTACGACGGCTACGAGCTCAACCTCGTGAACAGTGCCTACGAGGGCCTGCTCGACTACCAGCCCGGTCAGGCCGAACCGAAGCTCGTAGGCCGGCTCGCCACCGCATGGCAGGCCAACGACGACAACACCGAGTTCACCTTCACCCTGCGCGAGGGCGTCACCTTCCACGACGGCACCCCCTTCAACGCCGACGCGGTCAAGGCCAGCTTCGACCGCCGCGTCGACGTCGACGCCGGCCCCGCCTACATGGTCAAGGGCGTGAAAGACGTCACGACCGACGGCGACTACCAGGTCACCGTCACGCTGAAGAGCGCCAACTCGAGTTTCCTCGACCTGCTCGCCTCACCGTTCGGGCCGAAGATGATCAGCCCGACCGCGCTGAAGGAGCACCCGTGGAAGGGTGAGGACGACAATTGGTTCGCCACCAACGACGCGGGCACCGGGCCGTACACGTACACCGGTTTCGACCCGGGCGTCTCGTACGACCTGAAGACCTACGCCCAGTACTGGGGTGACGAACCCGGTTACCAGGACGTCCACTTCGATGTCGTCTCGAACATGTCGACCGTGCAGCTCCAGCTCAAGAAGGGCGAGGTGGACGGGCTGATCGGGTACACCGACAGCTCCTCCTTCAGCTCGCTGAAGAAGGTCGAGAACCTCAAGACCTACGCCTTCCCGAGCATGCAGACACCCACGCTGTTCGTGAACCCGAAGAGCCCCGAACTCGGCGACGACACCACCCGCAAGCAGTTCGTCGGCGGCATCGACTTCCCCGAACTGGCGAAGCTGGCGCTCGGCGACACCGGAACCTCCACCACTCAGGTCTTCCCGCAGAACCTGCTGCCGGAGGCCGTGAACCAGCAGAAGATCAGTTACGACGAGGGTGCGCTCGCCGATCTGGCCGGTGGTGCTCTCCAGGACAGGACGATCTCGTGCGGGTACGCCGAGAGCAGCTCGTCCGGCCAGGCGCTGTGCGACAACCTGACGGCGATGCTGAACCAGGCCGGGGTGAAGGCCGACAGCACGGGATACGCGGCCGGCACTTACTACTCGGGCCTGGCCAAGGGCGCCGACGCCCCTGACGTCACGTTCTTCTCCGGCTTCCCCGACACCGCCAGCCCGGACGCCTGGGGCACCGTCTTCTACACACCCGACGGCGGACTCGATCTCTTCGGGGCAAGTGTTCCCGGCCTGGCCGACAAGCTGGCGCAGGCCGCGACGAAGGACGACGATGCCCTGTACGGCGACGCCGCGAGCATGGTCAGTGAGTCGGCCTACTGGTACTCGGTGGCGAACAGCCTGGGCACGGCCGTCTTCCAGAAAGACGTCACCGGCGTCGAGGAGTCCTGGAACCCGGTCATCACCGGTGTGCTGCAGCTGGCGCACCTGAGCCCGTCGGGAGACTGACATGACCGCCGCTTTGTCCGTCGCCAACCTCAGCGTCCACTACACCCGCACGACCGCGGTCGACGACGTCTCCTTCACCATCGAGCCGGGGCAATGCCTCGGCCTGGTAGGGGAGTCCGGCTCCGGGAAGAGCACCATCGGGCTCGCGGTGCAGGGGCTTCTGACGGACCTGCGCGGCGTCACCACCCACGGCACGGTGACCGTCGCGGGCACCTCGCTCGACCCGTCGAAGGAGACGGGCTGGCGGGGCGTCCGCGGTCACCGGGTCACCACCGTCTTCCAGGACCCGATGTCGTCGCTCGACCCGACCATGACGATCGGGCGGCTGCTCGGCCTGGTCACCGGGAGCACGGCGGAGAGCACGCGGTGGCTGGAAGAGGTGGAGATCCGCGAACCAGCCACCGTGCTGCGCAGTTACCCGCATCAGCTCTCGGGCGGTATGCGTCAGCGCGTGATGATCGCCCTCGCCCTGGCCCGGCGTCCTTCCCTGCTGATTGCGGACGAGCCGACCACCGCTCTCGATGTCAGCGTCCAGGCACAGATTCTCAAGCTGCTGAGTCGGGAGCGCGAACAGCTCGGCTGCGCAGTCCTGTTCATCACGCACGATCTGGGCGTCGCCCGGGCCGTCGG is a window from the Kineosporia sp. NBRC 101731 genome containing:
- a CDS encoding ABC transporter substrate-binding protein: MRFTALTAGLAVTALALTACSGSTPGTTSTGSSDTTLNLAFLGAISTPDPDSAYDGYELNLVNSAYEGLLDYQPGQAEPKLVGRLATAWQANDDNTEFTFTLREGVTFHDGTPFNADAVKASFDRRVDVDAGPAYMVKGVKDVTTDGDYQVTVTLKSANSSFLDLLASPFGPKMISPTALKEHPWKGEDDNWFATNDAGTGPYTYTGFDPGVSYDLKTYAQYWGDEPGYQDVHFDVVSNMSTVQLQLKKGEVDGLIGYTDSSSFSSLKKVENLKTYAFPSMQTPTLFVNPKSPELGDDTTRKQFVGGIDFPELAKLALGDTGTSTTQVFPQNLLPEAVNQQKISYDEGALADLAGGALQDRTISCGYAESSSSGQALCDNLTAMLNQAGVKADSTGYAAGTYYSGLAKGADAPDVTFFSGFPDTASPDAWGTVFYTPDGGLDLFGASVPGLADKLAQAATKDDDALYGDAASMVSESAYWYSVANSLGTAVFQKDVTGVEESWNPVITGVLQLAHLSPSGD